The segment ATAAAAAGAAGGGGTTTTAAGGGATAAAAATACAATCTCACCCATTTTAGAAGTGCTGTCGATCCAGCGCAAAAGAAAACGGAGGGCCACACTACGGGTAAAAAAGAAAACCCCCAGGCTCAGGAGGGTTATCAAAAATGGAAAAGCCAGCATTTCTATGGTTGTTTTCATTCTATCGATCCTCTTTTTTTTAATATTTTTCAGGAGGACTTAAGATCGAAAAGTATTGGGTTTCTTGCAACAGAAATTTTTATGAGGATATAACCGGATGGTCGAAGTGTCAAGGCTTTGGGAGAAAAAAAGCAGGCCGCCCATTCTTTGGACCGCCTGCTTTTTTATTTAAGAATGATCGGGTAGTACTACAGCGACAGTTTTCCCGTCATTCCCGAATGTCTTTATCGGGAATCCAGTTTTTTCAAGAAAATGAGAAAACCAAAGTCCCTGGATTCCGGCTTAAGGCCTGCCGGAATGACGGTTAAGTGAACGCATTAGTAAAAAAATACGCTGTAGTAGTAGGCTATTTGGTCTCAATCTTAATCTGTTTGGCTTCGGGGGTTTTCTTCTGCGGCAACGTCAAGCTGAGTACCCCATCTTTGAAATTGGCCTGGATTTTTCCCTCTTCGACTTCGCCGGGCAGCCGAAGACTCCGCGAAAAAGAACCATAGGTGGACTCTTTTAAATAATAGTTGGCCCCTTCTTCCTCTTTTTTGGTTTCTTTTTTGCCGCTGATGGTGAGTACATTATTATCAATAGTTATTGAAATGTTCTCCTTATCCACACCGGGGATTTCGGCGTTTAAATAATAATTTCCTTCCTTTTCGTAAAAATTAAATGACGGGACCCACTCTTCTCCCAGAAATCTTGGCCATTCCCGCCAGAGTCGGTCCGACCAGGCATCACCCAGGCCTTCTTCCCCCCAGGGGGTCATCCACGACGGTCGCCTTCCTGTTTTAATTTTAATTAATGGCATGGTCATAACATTTCCTCCTTTTTATTTAAAATTTTCTCCCTCTGTTTTTTACAGGGCCTTCACTTTTCACGAACAAGTCTAATTTAAGGACAAAAATAAAAAAAATAAATC is part of the Deltaproteobacteria bacterium genome and harbors:
- a CDS encoding Hsp20/alpha crystallin family protein, yielding MTMPLIKIKTGRRPSWMTPWGEEGLGDAWSDRLWREWPRFLGEEWVPSFNFYEKEGNYYLNAEIPGVDKENISITIDNNVLTISGKKETKKEEEGANYYLKESTYGSFSRSLRLPGEVEEGKIQANFKDGVLSLTLPQKKTPEAKQIKIETK